GTCGTCCGGGGTGAACAACCAGCGGATGGCCCCCTCGTCGCTGAACCGGTTGTCACGCAGCACGGTCAGCGTGCCGGCCAGCCCCTTCACGAGGACGCCGCCGCACACGAAGGCCGCAGGCACCTGGAGGACGGCCCGCTCTCCCCGGCGTACGGCGACCAACTTCCCGTCGCGCAGCAGCTGCCGCACCTTGGTAATCGGCTCGCCCAACCGCTCGGCCACGTCCGGCAGGGGCAGCCACTCGTCAACGAGGCCGTCCAGGTCGGTCACGCACTCGGTCACCCGACAAGCCTGCCAAACGATCCGCCCCCACCGCCCCGGGCCACCTGTCCATGGTCCTCGCACCCGGCACTCGGGCGCCCAGCGCCCGACACCGACACCGACACCGGCACCCGGCACCCGGCACCCGGCACCGACGCCAACGCCAACGCCGACGCCGACGCCGACCCCGACGCCGACGCCGACGCCGAAGTTGATCACTTGAGTGGAGTTATGGGCATTCTGCGTACGCCGACCAAGCGTGAGCAGACGAAGTTGATCAACCACTTCTCCACTCTTGTGATCCACTTCCGGCTCTCGCTGAACCCGCCACACGCCTGAGAGCCTCGACCACTTCTCCACTCTTGTGATCCACTTCCGGCCTTCGCGGAAGCCACGCCCCCTAACAGGCTGTGGACGGCGCAAGCAGCGAACCGCCGACCTGGGCGACCCTTCCCCGATGCACACGGCCCCCGGGGAGATCGAGGTCCTGCTGCAACGGCAGCACGGCATCGTCACCGCGGCCCAGTGCCGCCGGCACGGAATCAGCCACCAGCAAGTACGAACCCTGCTCAGACGCGGCGAGTGGCTCAGGCTCTACCGCGGCATCTACATCGCCGCGCCGGCTTGGCCGCACGACCCCTCCGACCCGCTGCGTGACCTCCGACAGCTGTCGATGCGTTGCCGCGCACTGCTCGTCGTACTCCCG
This genomic interval from Mycobacteriales bacterium contains the following:
- a CDS encoding Rv2175c family DNA-binding protein yields the protein MTECVTDLDGLVDEWLPLPDVAERLGEPITKVRQLLRDGKLVAVRRGERAVLQVPAAFVCGGVLVKGLAGTLTVLRDNRFSDEGAIRWLFTPDD